The Solanum dulcamara chromosome 2, daSolDulc1.2, whole genome shotgun sequence region CAAACAAGTCCTAGGTGATTCTTCTCATATGTTCTAGCCTTGGTGGGCAAAGTTACTTATTACATGTTGCTGGTGCGAGGTGGTAGGTATCTCGTGGAATTAGTAGGTGCTCAAAATTTGGCCCAAATACCACGATCATAAGAAAAAAGCGACCCCAATTTGTTTGAGATTGAGTCATAGTTGGTGTAGGTACATGTTTAACAGATGTATCTTTTAGTCCCAAGAGTAAGTTGGCCGAAGAGCGGAGACAAACTGTGTTGCAGTAGTAGAGTTTGTTGAGAGTTCCAAGCCAATAGTAGGTTCACTGGTGTCATAAATTAGTGGCGTCACCGCAGTCTTTGTCAAGATTATAGTGCTCTAATGACTTCCCCCCACCTATCAAGGTGATATATAGTCTTTTAACAGAACATATCCACATATTTTTCTCAATGTGAACCACTTCTCAACAGGTTCTTTTAGGTTAATGTCATGTCCAAATAGAATGAAAACATCTTCTTAGACATGCCTGTTAGTTTTCCAGTTTTACAAAATATGGGGTTATGAATTAGAAACTTATTGGTTACCTTTGCATACATTAATGCTTCAATCAAGATTCGAGATGTGAGTTGGTTCTCAGGTATCAAGAGTGATGGATGGACTAAATTCTTCTTTGCTTTATGTTAGGAGACGTAGATCTGAGATTAGTTCAATGTCTTCCAGAATAACCAATGCTCGAAAAGATTAGAGTTTTTGTCCATAGATTTAACTAATAGTGATgctcacacacaaaaaaataaatctgtAATATTCTAAAGAAGAAATGGGAAAGTTGAAGTGGTTTTCGTTATGTGCCCTTTGTCTAGTTTGTGGTGATTAGTGCTAGCCAGAATGTTCAAAGAACTCAGTGAAAAAAGGATTTTATGATGTCTATCCAGTCTCTTGTAGATAATTGCAAGAGGCAAAGTAGTTAGAAGAAGCTAACAGGGAAGAAATGGAAGTACAAAGCGAAAACAGTTGTTAATTGCTTTGTTTAGGTTGGGAATCAAGCTGTCGTTTGTGTTGGACAAAGTCAATTAGTACATTCAACCTAACGAAGCTCGGTCTCAATCCACTTTTCAATATTGGATTGATACAGGTCTCTGAGTGAAGCGACATGGCCAATGAGGATATTCACACAGGCGACCCCAACTAGCTTGCGATTGAGGCATAGTTGTcctgctgctgttgttgttgttgatgtttgTTGTTGGAGCTCAGTGACAAGTCAGATTAGATATTTTCTGCATAGTTTGTACTTTTCTGTGACAACACAACTTAGGCTACTTCTACCTGCTGCTGCTTGTTGAGAAATTTAGTCCTACTTGTGCTAACCTCTTGTAGTTCTGTCCATTTGGTTGCATAGGTTGCATATTTCGTTGGGATTCAGATCGAAGATAGTAGCGATGCTCGGGAGAAACAAGGGCTAAATCCGGAGATGAGGCAGCGTAGCGTTGTCGCTGCTGTAAAGGTTGCTGTTAGAGGCTGGTCAATGGGTGCAAGCACCTCCTAGTTCTTGAAGAAATTtgtctttccttttttgttCTGATAAACACATTGGACTTTGCTAAAAAAGTACTCTTATAGCTCATTGGTAccagaaagaaaacaaaaacaaaaaacataAACAGTATGTTATGGTAATCTAAATCTGATCTTTTCTTTGTCATATATCCGGATGACAGTGCAACACTCGAGAAAATGACCTTTTCAGATCTTTTAGGTATAAAACCGATCATCTCTCGTAAAAAGAACATAAAACTAAAAACAAGTTTGTAAAGTGTTACAAAATCAAATCTTCCGACACTTGTTCACCATACATCTATGGCAATTATTATGAGGGTGGGATGGAGTGGGGAGTGGGGGTGGAGACGTTGGGTGAGCGTGAAGGAGACAATGGATTTGGAAATGACTTATGAAActtgttaaaaatattttgaccaacaaaaaatgagaaaatcagaCAATACCAAATACACCCTTGGTGTCCAGTATTCGTGTTGAAGCTccaattaatttaaattcacactgtataaaacatatttaaaagaaaaatgctTTCTAACATCGATATTTTTGTATACTCAAGATTCGGACGACATCTTTAATTAAGAGGGAATGGACACCCTTGTTGGCATAATTCTGCATATTCCTAATACAAACTTTGGTcagcaatatatatataaagcttCATATTACTAAATTTTTTCGGTAACTAATAATTGTTATTAATCACCGATAATATAACTCCATAGCATAGTCATTCACAACTAGCtatctaaaaaaaaagaagcaaaatcactgcaatatatgaaaatttctttgcattccatgatgaaactcttttgatcattttttttttaataaagaaataccTAAGTACTTGAAAGGAAGTTCTCCATGAGTGTACTTAATATTTGCATAACTAATGATACATTTGTCCATTTTAATATAAAACATGTACTAACAACACTTTGCTCATGTACAACTACAAAGTATCGTACATTTTAATTGGATTAGATTAGTATCAGCGAATCTTTTATTAGTTATTCAATAAATGCTAAATAACTATAAATGACGAAGataaaaaatctaaataatggaaaatttaatatttaaaaattattttgagaatgactGAAAAGGTGAAAACGAGATCAAATATAAAACACAATTgatcaatttttatattatagtTTATCTCATTATAATTTCTACATTATGATTCATATATAGTTAATCCTTCAAACAAATGATTGCATGGTGTATTCATCATGATAGAATCGTTTGAGCCCGTGGAAACCGATTCTATTCCAAGGGAAGTTTTAGTGTCGTAAGTAGAGGGCGAATTCAAGATTTaaagtttataaatttttatattaatcttaagttaatatatatattaattgagTTCAGATTcagatatgatatatgtatttagTGAATTTCTTATACGCATGCTTAATTAAGACAAAAATTATTTGGTTCACATAAACCTATATCATCTCAGCTAGAGTGACCCATGGGCCCAAAGAGGTTCAATCGAATCcccttcattaaaaatttacgttgtataaacaaagtaaaattattatttttatatataaagaaatgttaaattattttagtaaatttcttaatactatatatgtgtaacaccccaattttttttgctGAAATTCGGACTATTCTTCATATATGTATTGGATCGTACTTGACGACTTCAAAttgcatgcatgagttaggattaattcgtAAGTAATTGAAGGGTATTAGATGTGacttagggtcataagggacccctaaaaccaagccaaatcaaaataatttctatcgactaagtttccgaatgagttctgtataagggtcaacttcaaacgaccataactTCTAGAATATTAAGATTTATGTGTCCcttgacctatcaaattaaacttctttgaatcctctttccaacgTCACCGAGTCGCCTCATTTCcattttggagtaaaaagttatgacaaTTTTATCAAATTCTATCACTACAATAGTTTGGGGCTTGGAGCGGCGTGCCAGCAGTGCGCCCGAAACTAGTTGTAGTAGTTTGGATGATGGAGCGGTGCGCCACAATCACGCCTGCAGGGTCCTGGACTCGTTTTTCAGATTTTGCTTGAGGAAAGGGCATTTTGTACCTTTCCCACCCATCCTATATCTAACCCACTACATTAGGGATCACCATTCTGCCCCATATAAGTTTCTAAGGAGTTTTTCTCTTCAAAAACGCCCAAGAACattgagagcaaggattagaGAAGAGAAAGAGGGCTAGAGTTCAAGTTCTAAGTTAATTCAAGAGGAGAGAAAGGTATGGTTCCTAGAGCATTCGTCAAGTTTTTCAAAGTCTTTCAAGAATCGaattcttccaggtatgtaaggctaactaaaacatgaatttgtgttcttccatgtgccccatAGACGTGTTTGATagaattgtgaaagacttgaaccttctatgaacgttttattaaaattttcctaaaccctagaatatttttacatactatTCATTGATTGATGATCTTCATGAgttgaattcttgaacaattACTTTTCATATTCTATTTCATGAACTATAACTACATATATTAATTGTAAACGATTATGCATATCTATTGATTGGAAAGAAAAGCATAAATTGGGATAactatgaatgtgaatggcataaaatagGAACATAACTTATTGTTGTAATAAAAGTATAtctaactactcttgaaagatgtaaTTGGGactgattggatagtatgattggttgagaggtttgattgtaataaaattgataaattgataagggccacatgagacttgtcgatatgactagattgaactgattggatagagttttatgagcattgagtcttgggaggagtatcgagcaccgaattgggtaagagtaagtaataactcgaacccaataactacgtcgccaaacataagggaggattgaaccgttaaagtcggatgttttccaaattactgtcctgacatgataggacttgattaattgtggatccatgattgttgattcgttcctaccctggcaaggtatgaactgACTTGGCAATAAtgttggcttgttgtactattactggctcataagtgatggttgtcgcaTAAGAGAAACTCTTATATATGTCTTGATATTACTCCGAGTtggattggaatggattggattggattgtacatgattggtcttgtctaaatcatattcttgtttagacttaggatatgTTGATTgaattgtttcttcttttgagtTGGAATTCTGAGTTGCTTTGATTCTACCCTGATGCGTGTTTCACTCTGCCATTTTAcgtactcatacattccacgtactaacgccatttggcctgcttcatttcatgatgcagagacaggtactagagatcctcaacaggcgcatcgttgaataTCACTTCTACTCTCAGATTTGGTTAGCCCTCCTTGCATCCGCAGACACTCTAGATTTGTCATCTTTCTTTCGAATATTCCTTTTTggatagccatggacttgtcattggcactatCTAGAGAGTAGAGAtgagacttcatagactagacagtGATGGATTTGTTTTGATGTCTTTAACTCATGATTGGTTTCCTTTCAAactatgtttctgatttgaatGATTGAAATTGTTGATTGCGTTAGCCCACTAAGAattgtttttctcttaaactaagtcTTTCGCTGAATGAGTAATTGTGTGATCAGgacaagtggttcgcttggaacCCAACGatggcttttgagtgccggccacgcctaaaGTACTCTTCCGGGACGTGACAATATGTCACTTATATAGTAATATAGAGCTTAGGCAATAATTAGTGAACCCATAACTTTTAAGTTAGATCCATCCTTGGGCACCTGAGGTTCATCTAAATCATCTgtaatacatatattaaatctcttaagatttttttaataatttcttttagTTCTGTTAGAACATAGTATTActttaacacaaaaatataaaattttattgaaggCAAAAAacacaaaagaagaaaaccACACGAATTAAATCAAAAACTGACAAGTAAATGTGCTTATCAATATAAACACACatatttatctatctatctatatattaaGTACCCTAAtttaattattagttttatttttgaactatttgtTGGGAAAAAGGCACCGACTGTTTTTCCACCCTTTTCGGACCGCCTTCAAGCAGAAAATAACAGAaaaatttaaagagaataacAACACAAAAATTTAACGCGGAAAACTCCCCAATTGGAGAAAAAACAACGGACTACCCATaaaaatattcactatatgAAAATTGTTACAACCATATGATAcacaatatttttctcactcACCCAAATACCTAAAAGACTACACCCAAGAGATCTCCAAGAGAAAATTCTCTAAATCTCACATGTAtttctctagatttttgttGTTATGTGTTCATGGTAGAGATGCCTATTTATAGGCAATTTAGAACCATAGTTGGTGCTTATGAACACATTTATGCCATCATATTTGATAAAATGTGTGAAAATCATTAACCTTCTTTGTTGACTTCCACTAACCAAATGCCtacaattttgacatttttcttctttattcaaacAAATACAACACTATTGACAGCCTTAAAAACATCTATATTTGACTAACTAAACTTAGATACACCTCTGATCTGCCACATGACATAGCAAGTGGTTTCAAACTCTTGTAGGAGCATGAAACTTTTAATTTAAAGTCGagaaaaaagttgaaaacatCTCTAAACTTGCAAGAATTTAGGCGTGTATTTAAGTTCAGTTAGTCAAATTTAAAAACATTTTTAAGACTGTTTATAGttcaaaaatgaaattaataattCGCGCCGAATTTAGGAGTGTTTTCAATACTTCAATTTTAATCGGCTTGCTCGTGACTTCGATTTTAACTAACCTAACAAATGAATTTTAGGTTAAACAATTTTACTATGATTTCCAAAcatgtccaatttttttttttttacattatttgtgtaataaattaaagaagaaaaaaccaACCGCATATGTAAAATGCATTGTTGAGATCACAAATAAAATTAGGATGGTTTAATTGGCTGCAGGTAGCTACATACTTGCATTTAATTCAAGCATTTTAATAATCATGCTGACCGACAAAATATTAAAGTTTCTATGGACCCTTATACCAAATTATTAATTACAACAAGTTGACATAGACTCTCCTAATTAATCGTGCCCTTCTGAACTTTTTAGAACTATTTAAACCTCCACAACTGTAACAAAATATCATAGGTAAGTCATGTCATCAAAGATCAATCAGTTGTCGTGGAATGTTAAGTAttcctttattttaaaataaaggtTTTAGGTTCaagtttttttaaatataaaatcgTTTTTGTTAGAGAGCGTTTTATCCTTCTccctcaaattaaaattttctagtgcaaattcaaatttaatccaACTCCAATATGAATACCTAACAGTACCACCATATAGGAAACTGGAAGAAAAAGTTATGTCATCAAAGAAGAGTCGAATGGCTTGTTCACTTGACACCGACACatcgtattttttttttaattatagatGTATTTTATTAAACTAATCTTATTAGTaatgttttaaaattatatatttgactACATCTACtttacataattaattaatactaaGAGTAATttagaggaaaaaaataataaaactctCTTAATTTGTTAAAATGGACAAGTGAAATGAAATATCTAGGAGccgaataaaataaaatgaaaaggaTAGTTTATATGGTCATTCATTTTGTCTAGTTAACTTTCATGATCATTTTAGCGGAAATTACAATTTTCAATACATTATTAATGATTATATGGAAGTTATCTAGGCAAAGTTGGATGACGGTGAAAAGTAACTAAGAAAAGTTGGGatgcttttgaaaaaaaataaaataaaattgagtgaCTTGGTAAttgattaatataaataaagcGAGCATTCAGAAATTTAACccaaaaaaattcatgaaattaaaGTTGATCTTATGACATGTAGTGACAGATCTAGATCATAATTTACGGATTCATGAGAATTATTAGTTTTTGTTCAAattttacatacatattaagaAACTtactaaatatttataattatttgattttaaacTCAATTAGTATGTGTATATTAACTTGATGTCGATGTATCAACATAGGTTgtggtaaaatgataattactttttcatctttaactagaaattttgaatttgaatctTAATATAAAATCCCCTTTTTTAGGAAAAGCTTTACCTCCAAAACATGTCACTTTCTAGCATGATTTCGAATTTAGTCATGTCataagatgtttttttttttaaaaaaaatatcattataaaatatatcaacTTCAAATCTTGGAACCTTTGCCTTCGTCGAAaactttttaaacttttttgATTGTGAAAGTTCACAGGTGCTCAACTTTAGGACTTTAACTTATGACTCTTGGGGaaattatcatttaaaaatagctTTCGTGCTCGTGTGAGCATGGACAAGAGATGTCATCATGGTTACCTTTATAATAAGATATTTTATGTTGCTTAATGggcaaaaatatatatggagtTAATAGAGACTGCGATAGGAAACCAAAACCAATGGGGCAATTGTGGCAGTaattatatactatatattgACAGTATTTAATATAATCAACCATGAGCAAGCCTTAAAGTCATTATATGAAACGAGTAGCGGCATTCACGGTTGGTTTGGGTTGgttattagttaaaattaaaatcaaatcaatttaatcggtttttaaaaaattaaatcagaccaaatataatatatatttatgggTTTGATTGTTATCGATTTCGGTTTGATTTTATTTGGTTATACAGTTATTAATCATAAAcaactattaaaaaaatgatttgatcAAACTGGGAAAAAAGTGACAACAATCCAttcgaaaagaaaaataattagaatGACTGATATTATATAACTCTCGATCACTAAATTTACTAtgaataaaacttcaaaattcaCCATTTTAGCCTAGAAGGGAGAGACAATGACATTTTTAATCCCACTAAGAATTGTCTTAGAAATTCATATACACGAAACCATAAAATAGAATTTTGCTTTCATGaatagattaaaaataaattttgatgaaaacatatataagatctttaaaattgtttataaaaataattttatgtatgtataataataaaatctatGTATATAATTTGCTGGTTGGTTCGGTTATTTCTTCGTTTTTTTCgaacaaaatcaaatcaaaaaaaaatactatcaattttttataaaaatctaagaccaaactaaaccaaacacaaataaaatcaatttatttaatCGATTTGATTCGATTTTTCAATTTGAATCGATTTTTATTGAAATCGTAAATACCTTTAGAAACAAGTATGACGGTCTTTATGTAACCATTTAATTTTTGAAACTCACTAAATTGATAGATCCAAATTGTATCATGTAGgatttatttaagaaaaacaCTTTTACTATTAGAATTAATTTCTACATTCCAAAACTCAAACTAAAGACATTTGGTTGACCTGTTGATAGAGTCAAAGCCAAGATTTATTAAACTCTATGGATTTTGAAttttctatcataaaatatcaaataatagtaatacattttatatttaatttttatatatatatttaataaatttataaatacaatTACAGAGtgtgaattaattaaaattattgaattagaCCAAATCGATCTTAACATAATATTCTCACTCCCATATATAGTTTAATTTGGAAGGTGAAATGTTAAATCAGCAAACCACTACTATAAGTTCTCTTTGTTTCATCCAAATCAAACAGCTACGCATTGTACTATCTAAGAATACCTAATGAAATTGACAGTATTAATTAGAGACAACCAACTAGAGTAATTAAATGGTAATAACTTATAAGTACTATACTAAAACTTCGTTATAATAATTCATTATAACGGcctgattttttttaaaactaattttttatgttatgttttatttttctataacaatattttatctatAATAACAGGGACATTCATTATAGTGTCACTCTCTTTGAAAAAAATTACCCCTCTATAATAATCATATTCAAatatattacaacaacaacaacaacaacaacaacaacaacaacaacaaacccagtataatcccataatgtggggtctggggagggtagagtgtacgcagacctaacccccaccttgaaaggtagggcggctatttccgaaagaccctcgactttaagagaggacaagataaaaggtcagataagggcaaacatatagaaaacaagataaaaCAGGATTAGCAAAAGGGAAAGTCGTGGTAGAGTGGTACGGGAAGAAAGAGGCATAActacaataaaaaatatattatgtataaaaataaaatactaaaatatttataataatcatCATTAACATCATGCATATTGTAAATTTCAAATACGAATatctaaacaaaaaaataatatatatacagcCATGAAATTTTCGAACAAACGTTATCAAACCTTCTATAAAAAAAAggacagcccggtgcacttaagctcccgctaaaAGTTAAAAGAATCAAGTTTCATTGTCCTCCTCAGCCAAAACAACATAGAAAGAAGGCAAAATAAAGAGGTAGATAAAAGTAAATTAACTAAAGTCTATTCAAGGAAAGATAAAAGGATTTATATTCTTTAAATAAATAACAGtgaaatagtagtaataattaTTTGTGGAAATCAAAATGATTATAAACCAATACAAGAACTTCCTTTCTGTCTCTCCATATATTTAGTATTAATTGATTACTTTCACCTAATCTGTGCATGCATTTCCCCCACCCTCCCCATCTAGATCCCTCTTTCTTTATAGGcgacttattttaagtatttttaaattaaaataattttataatatttttgtagtatttgagtaaatataaaaatatttataagtatttgattttaagctaaaatgataaaaattaatcaaaaataatagataaGAAGGAGTTGTTGTGAGACAGAAGTGTTACGTTAATACTTGTGCGAATCTCTTTTTATTCTGAATAAATTGTCtgaggttatttctctcaaTATTTTTATTCTCATATTTATATTAAGGGTGTCAAAATGATCCCAAATATAAGTAATCCGCCCAATCCGTCCAAACTTTTATAGGTTGGGCTCAAGATAATTTGTATTGGTTCAATCTCAATCCATTCAAGTCTtaaccatttaaaaaaaaatcttcaattgaGCCCAACTTAATCTCCAATTTCAACCCGTTTTAAAActctttatttgcattggtgTAACGTATATTCTCatattaaaaatatgaattactatctattttCTATCTTTTAGGATTAATCTATCAATTtgtggatttttatttttattttcttgagttgaaattcaaattgtgattataaaaggtaaataataaGATGTTAAAATTGTTGAGATTAAGCGGGTCAAATTGGGCGGGTCATGACCCAGTCCAAATTTTAGCCCAATTGAGCCCAAAGTAAATTTGGGCGGGTCATGATCCAACCCGATTTTTATTTCAACCCATTTTAATATTCTCAATTCCAACCCAACCCGCTCATTTGACATCCCTAATTTATATAGTGAATTGCTCATCTCCTTTTGTGAATGTAGGTTGGTTGCCGAACCACGCTAAATATTTGTCTCTTGTGATATATTTCTCGTTTATCTTGTTACTCATGGTCTTTCGAGGTTtgttttgctagcttgtgtatgccacctaattatttttgtcCTAACAATAATCCGGATGGTAAACACCCCTCACTTCCAATTTAAAATTTGTGACTTTTGATTAtaattcaaaaatcaaaagtGAATCCAGACATGCTATATCTTTCCACTTTCTTACACAATTAAACTTTTAGATTTcacactaattaaattaatttcattcctttaagaacctatgaaaCTACTAGCATATAATATTCCTTTTATTAATTTTCCACTTCCCCAATTTTTAGTTTCTTTCTAAAATCCCCTCAAGAAACACACATAAATTTAGACTTCAAGAAGTAGTACTCCCTCTTGTTATTATGGCATTCAATATTGTATGTTTTCCCttccttttttctcttttccttcttttcccTCTTTCATGTTCATCTTATTCATCACAAAAACATGACACTAGCAAAAAGAGCCATAACCACCAACATGGTTCATCATCACTTCCTAGTAATATTCAACAACAATCATCATCATTGGACCAAAAAACCTCAGATCATACAAATGGTAAATGGATTCTTCTTCATAAATCCATTGGCGTCTCTGCCATGCACATGCAACTTCTCCATAATAATAAAGTTGTCATCTTCGATCGGACCGATTTCGGTTCTTCTAACCTTTCTCTTCCTCAAGGCAAATGCAGGTACGATTGAATTGTCTGATCATCTCATCTCATATCATTTGAAAACTTAACAAGGCGTTTGAACATATATACAAATTGGAGTAATTATTTGGAAATCAATGCTTGTTTTGCAATTTTGTTTActatttcaatttcaaagtGAAATAAAGAATTTGAAGTTTCAAAgcatttcaagcactctttcaTAATTAATTACAGGTGAATTcggaattttaaatttattagttTTGAGCACTTATTTATACAAATtaactaaaaaatttaaatcaaataTAGCGTTTGAGCTGAATTTCTTATCTAAATGGCGAAGGATTAGAAATaacacatatatttatttttacttaattatattttcaacaGGTACAATGACGAAGCCCTCAAAGTAGATTGCACAGCTCATTCTATCCTTTACAATGTCGCCACCAATACGTACCGTCCACTCATGGTACACACAGACGTTTGGTGTTCCTCAGGTGCCGTTAACTCCAACGGCACCCTTATACAAACGGGTGGATATCACGCTGGTGAACGTAAAATACGATTATTTTCACCGTGTGCTGATGAAGAAATTTGTGATTGGACGGAAATTTCACAGAATCTCATCGTTAAACGATGGTATTCAACCGATCATATACTTCCTGACGGACGTATTATAATCATAGGAGGAAGAAGTGCTTATAGCTACGAGTTTTTCCCACAAAATTCAAATAATAACGACGTTTTTCACCTCCCGTTTTTGAAGGAAACAACTGATCCTAAAGAGGAAAACAATCTTTATCCGTTTTTATACCTATTACCCGATGGAAATGTGTACATTTTTGCTAACCAACGGTCGATAGTATTGGATTACGCAAAAAATAGAGTTATTAGAGAGTTTCCATTAATTCCTGGTGAGAAAAGGAGTTATCCGGCGACTGGATCATCGGTAATGTTACCAATGAAATTAGTCACTGGTGATTTTTCTCCCTTGGTGGAGGTGATGGTTTGTGGTGGCGCTAATGGTGGCGCGTTTTTACAAGCGGAGTTGGGTGGATTTATGCCTGCTTCGAGAACATGTGGGCGGATTAAAATAACGGATCCGGATCCTAAATGGGTCATGGAGGATATGC contains the following coding sequences:
- the LOC129875090 gene encoding aldehyde oxidase GLOX-like, coding for MAFNIVCFPFLFSLFLLFPLSCSSYSSQKHDTSKKSHNHQHGSSSLPSNIQQQSSSLDQKTSDHTNGKWILLHKSIGVSAMHMQLLHNNKVVIFDRTDFGSSNLSLPQGKCRYNDEALKVDCTAHSILYNVATNTYRPLMVHTDVWCSSGAVNSNGTLIQTGGYHAGERKIRLFSPCADEEICDWTEISQNLIVKRWYSTDHILPDGRIIIIGGRSAYSYEFFPQNSNNNDVFHLPFLKETTDPKEENNLYPFLYLLPDGNVYIFANQRSIVLDYAKNRVIREFPLIPGEKRSYPATGSSVMLPMKLVTGDFSPLVEVMVCGGANGGAFLQAELGGFMPASRTCGRIKITDPDPKWVMEDMPLGRVMPDMLLLPTGDVIILNGASKGTAGWENAIDPVLNPVLYNPNQSDPNKRFSVLNPTSIPRMYHSAATLLPDGRILVGGSNPHIRYNFTGVKYPTELSLEAFMPPYLSPQHSHLRPSIMTVEGSVSYGQKFSVTFTLGVSQATNELMVTMIAPSFTTHSFAMNQRLLILDIVEVQQLSSFAQKITVFAPPSCNIAPPGYYMVFVVHKGVSGHSIWVKMQ